In one Nitrososphaera sp. genomic region, the following are encoded:
- a CDS encoding ArsR family transcriptional regulator has translation MDYNKQVRDAAQEFDDTKSVLLGIIGENPGIWYREIMRMTGMSNGTLAHHLRVLEEAGRIKVQRLDHLGKTRYFSVAVSDEETGIIGCAKNSTAKEMMLLMLDSEFCTFNELVEGVGKSPSTVSWHLKRLVGANVVRVRNGEISLYSLADRSRVLDVLSKYKESLLDAAANNYADLIDEL, from the coding sequence TTGGATTACAATAAGCAGGTCAGAGATGCGGCGCAGGAATTCGATGACACCAAGAGCGTGCTGCTTGGCATAATCGGCGAGAACCCGGGAATCTGGTACAGAGAAATTATGAGGATGACTGGGATGTCAAACGGAACGCTTGCGCATCACCTGCGAGTCCTGGAAGAGGCCGGCCGCATCAAGGTGCAGAGGCTTGACCATCTGGGCAAGACGAGGTATTTTTCGGTCGCAGTATCTGACGAGGAGACTGGGATTATCGGTTGCGCCAAAAACTCCACGGCAAAGGAGATGATGCTGCTCATGCTTGACAGCGAGTTCTGCACCTTCAACGAACTTGTAGAAGGCGTGGGAAAGTCGCCCTCGACTGTATCTTGGCATTTGAAAAGGCTTGTCGGCGCAAATGTTGTCCGCGTGCGAAATGGCGAGATCTCGCTTTACTCCCTTGCAGACCGCAGCAGGGTGCTCGACGTTCTTTCAAAGTACAAGGAAAGCCTTCTTGACGCAGCCGCCAACAACTATGCAGACCTTATTGACGAGTTATAG